A window of Pontibacter deserti contains these coding sequences:
- the porW gene encoding type IX secretion system periplasmic lipoprotein PorW/SprE, with translation MKHNPTYLLILLVALLLGACSVERNNPLSKTYHNTTARYNGYFLAREKLRAIEEALQAQMQYDYNQFIPIYPTIDSTTAKAAAADLEDVVKKASFPIQYHKNSKWIDDSYILIGRARYYQLDFPDAARTFKYTNTISKDKDARHEALVWLMRTYLQMGELDNANQVSELLRRERLNKDNARELYLARAQYHRFQGDTAAVIENLALSIPNFEEKDAQSRVRFALAQLYQATNQDKEAYKQYSKILRRNPPYDLGFFSRLYIGQVSELSDEQDQERIAGFYEKMLKDEKNTEYKDKILYEMAQFELRKQNFDKALSFLQQSLKERGSLPNQKAYSYLLAGKIYFDHLGKYDMAQAYYDSAVQAYPKTAPEYEAVAERRDVLTSFATQYNTIQTQDSLQRIARMSEADRMAFLQQLVQQQEEEAQKLAFAQQQAQLKSQNERRRSSINPDDAVAFNPTTNSAGVWYFDNPAAMASARTEFIRRWGDRPLQDFWRTRSRGENNGDQQQLAQQPIILTVPDTTLSAEARAEAQIQTYLQEIPLTTVAMQRSEKMVEEALFTLGNIYNQNLKNAEKATETYEQLLQRFPNTEHAAETYYALYLIYGKANNDAQKQVYYNKIKQQFPNSSFAQLVDDADFMSKNAAENLKAHALYDLAYTYYQDGNYKLAQQVVNQLVSQYPHSDIQDKTAFLELMITARTKEPGVLKAQLEQFRKDYPTSSLQANAGKLLETYTSLEQKNLLRKEAPSETAPKPKEATSSLTPEEKVSTVIASTAPAQPSIKTQLDTTQPAVADTTVKKPAVTAPDTVDLPDSAAVAASLPAPDPMAFSAEPDTAYYFVLIYPSGHEAFKDITAKYEKFNKSQFGSIKLAITEEPIATGKTMLVVRSINDLKIAKSYNIKQKGPQAPVGRIRGVEFTTFVISSANYQKFMQKKDVETYQTFFKNNY, from the coding sequence TTGAAGCATAACCCGACATACCTTCTTATCCTGCTTGTAGCGCTTTTGCTTGGTGCATGTTCTGTGGAGCGTAATAATCCGCTGAGCAAAACTTATCATAACACCACTGCACGGTATAATGGCTACTTTCTGGCGAGGGAGAAACTACGCGCCATAGAAGAAGCATTGCAGGCACAGATGCAGTACGACTACAACCAGTTTATCCCTATTTACCCAACTATAGACTCTACTACAGCTAAAGCAGCTGCCGCCGACCTGGAAGATGTGGTAAAAAAAGCCTCTTTCCCGATTCAGTATCATAAGAACAGCAAATGGATTGACGACAGCTATATATTAATAGGACGCGCACGCTACTATCAGCTGGACTTTCCGGATGCGGCACGCACTTTTAAGTATACTAATACCATAAGTAAAGATAAGGATGCACGGCACGAGGCGCTGGTATGGCTTATGCGCACCTACCTGCAGATGGGTGAGCTTGATAATGCTAATCAGGTATCTGAATTGCTGCGCCGCGAGCGCCTGAACAAGGACAATGCCCGCGAACTATACCTGGCGCGCGCGCAATACCACCGCTTTCAGGGAGACACTGCTGCCGTAATTGAGAACCTGGCTTTGTCTATTCCGAACTTTGAGGAAAAGGATGCGCAGTCGCGGGTAAGATTTGCGCTGGCCCAACTTTACCAGGCTACTAACCAGGATAAAGAAGCTTATAAACAATATAGCAAAATTCTGCGCCGCAATCCACCTTATGATCTTGGCTTCTTCAGCAGGTTATATATCGGGCAGGTTTCGGAGCTGAGCGATGAGCAAGACCAGGAGCGCATTGCCGGCTTCTATGAGAAGATGCTGAAGGACGAGAAGAACACAGAATACAAGGACAAGATTCTGTATGAGATGGCACAGTTCGAGCTCCGTAAGCAGAACTTCGATAAAGCGCTTAGTTTTCTGCAGCAATCTTTAAAAGAACGAGGTTCGTTGCCAAACCAGAAAGCTTATAGTTATTTGCTGGCCGGTAAAATATACTTCGACCACCTTGGTAAGTATGATATGGCCCAGGCTTATTACGACAGTGCCGTACAGGCATACCCAAAAACTGCTCCCGAATACGAAGCAGTAGCGGAGCGCCGTGATGTACTCACTTCTTTTGCCACGCAGTATAACACCATTCAAACGCAGGATAGCCTGCAACGGATAGCACGCATGAGCGAAGCGGATCGAATGGCTTTTCTGCAACAGTTAGTGCAGCAACAGGAAGAGGAGGCACAAAAACTAGCGTTTGCCCAACAGCAGGCTCAGCTGAAATCTCAGAATGAAAGACGCCGCTCAAGTATAAACCCGGACGATGCAGTAGCTTTTAACCCGACCACCAATTCAGCTGGTGTATGGTATTTTGATAACCCTGCTGCTATGGCAAGTGCAAGAACAGAATTTATACGCCGATGGGGCGACAGACCTTTACAGGATTTCTGGCGCACCAGGAGCCGTGGCGAAAATAATGGAGATCAACAGCAACTGGCGCAGCAGCCCATCATTTTAACTGTACCTGATACTACGCTAAGCGCAGAGGCCCGAGCTGAAGCACAGATCCAGACATATTTGCAGGAAATTCCGCTAACGACCGTAGCCATGCAGAGATCAGAGAAGATGGTTGAAGAAGCTTTGTTTACTTTAGGTAACATCTATAACCAGAACCTGAAAAATGCTGAGAAAGCTACCGAAACGTATGAACAACTGTTGCAGCGCTTCCCTAACACAGAGCATGCCGCTGAAACATATTATGCTTTATACCTGATCTATGGCAAGGCAAATAACGATGCACAAAAGCAGGTATACTATAATAAAATAAAGCAACAGTTCCCGAACTCATCTTTTGCTCAGTTAGTAGACGATGCTGACTTTATGAGTAAAAATGCAGCTGAAAACCTGAAGGCACATGCTCTTTATGATTTGGCTTATACTTATTACCAGGACGGCAACTATAAATTAGCACAGCAGGTAGTAAACCAGTTGGTTAGCCAGTACCCGCATAGCGATATTCAGGATAAAACTGCTTTCCTGGAATTAATGATCACGGCGCGAACTAAAGAGCCCGGAGTATTAAAAGCGCAACTGGAGCAGTTTCGGAAAGATTACCCAACCAGCTCATTACAGGCAAATGCAGGAAAGTTATTAGAGACTTATACTTCGCTGGAACAGAAAAACCTGTTGCGAAAAGAAGCTCCTTCCGAAACAGCGCCTAAACCTAAAGAGGCTACATCTTCGCTCACTCCTGAAGAAAAAGTTAGCACAGTAATTGCTTCTACTGCTCCGGCACAGCCAAGTATAAAAACGCAGTTAGACACAACCCAACCAGCTGTAGCAGATACCACAGTTAAGAAGCCAGCAGTCACCGCACCTGACACTGTAGACTTACCGGACTCTGCAGCAGTGGCAGCCAGTTTACCTGCTCCTGACCCTATGGCTTTTAGTGCTGAACCTGACACTGCGTATTATTTTGTATTGATTTATCCAAGCGGCCACGAGGCTTTTAAGGATATTACAGCCAAGTATGAAAAGTTTAACAAGAGCCAGTTCGGAAGTATAAAACTCGCTATTACCGAAGAACCTATTGCAACGGGTAAAACAATGCTTGTAGTTCGTTCAATAAATGATCTTAAAATAGCCAAGTCTTATAATATTAAACAAAAAGGGCCGCAAGCCCCGGTTGGTAGAATTAGAGGCGTAGAATTCACTACCTTTGTAATATCTTCTGCCAACTATCAGAAATTCATGCAGAAGAAAGATGTAGAAACATACCAGACTTTCTTCAAAAACAATTATTAA
- a CDS encoding AtpZ/AtpI family protein codes for MAATPEDEKKDGGVKPYLKYSGLAFQMIAVMVLAAWGGMKLDEYFATQNPWFTIGLLVVAVVASMVLVILSLNKK; via the coding sequence ATGGCAGCAACTCCTGAAGATGAAAAGAAAGACGGTGGCGTAAAGCCATACCTGAAATACTCGGGCCTGGCTTTCCAGATGATCGCGGTAATGGTGCTGGCTGCCTGGGGAGGAATGAAACTGGACGAATATTTTGCTACCCAGAACCCATGGTTTACGATTGGTTTACTGGTAGTGGCGGTAGTGGCTTCTATGGTTTTGGTTATACTTTCATTAAATAAAAAATAG
- the atpB gene encoding F0F1 ATP synthase subunit A → MKKLFILLFSFLTITAQAASSEGGEFKPGDMITHHIADDYSWHFADGAVLYLPVILIDNGKPVVFSSSNFYNENHELVPYNGYKMEHGHIYKVNAAGEPIEGYKGLYDISITKNVASMFVSVALLFFVFFSIAGSYKKNAGRAPRGMQSFFEPIIIFIRDEIAKANIGPKYERYMPYLLTIFFFIWFNNLLGLMPGGANLTGNIAVTLVLATMTLLITVFSGNKSYWGHIFATPGVPKWLAPIMIPVELIGIFTKPFSLMVRLFANITAGHIIILSLFSLIFIFQSIAVGPLSVAFATFMNFLELFVALLQAYIFTLLSAMYFGGAVEEHDHVDDMGHGDGHH, encoded by the coding sequence ATGAAGAAGTTATTTATTTTACTGTTTTCCTTCTTAACGATCACGGCTCAGGCGGCGTCTTCGGAAGGTGGGGAGTTCAAGCCCGGCGATATGATCACGCATCACATCGCAGACGATTACAGCTGGCACTTTGCTGATGGCGCTGTGTTGTATTTGCCGGTAATCCTGATCGATAATGGCAAGCCTGTAGTATTTTCTTCTAGTAATTTCTATAACGAGAACCATGAGCTTGTGCCTTACAATGGGTATAAAATGGAGCATGGTCATATCTACAAGGTAAACGCAGCAGGCGAGCCGATTGAAGGCTATAAAGGCCTTTATGATATTTCGATTACAAAGAACGTGGCTTCTATGTTTGTAAGTGTGGCGTTGTTGTTCTTTGTGTTCTTCTCTATTGCGGGTAGCTATAAAAAGAATGCAGGCAGAGCCCCAAGAGGCATGCAGTCGTTCTTCGAGCCGATCATCATCTTTATCCGTGATGAAATTGCAAAGGCGAACATTGGTCCTAAGTATGAGCGCTACATGCCATACCTGCTTACCATCTTCTTTTTTATCTGGTTTAACAACCTGTTGGGCTTAATGCCGGGTGGTGCTAACTTAACTGGTAACATTGCAGTTACATTGGTGCTTGCTACAATGACGCTTTTGATTACTGTGTTTAGCGGTAATAAGAGCTACTGGGGACACATCTTCGCGACTCCGGGTGTACCAAAGTGGTTAGCTCCTATCATGATTCCGGTAGAGTTGATCGGTATCTTTACGAAGCCATTCTCCCTGATGGTCCGACTTTTTGCTAACATCACAGCAGGTCACATTATTATTCTTTCCCTGTTCAGCTTGATCTTTATATTCCAGAGCATTGCAGTTGGTCCATTAAGTGTAGCGTTCGCTACCTTCATGAACTTCCTGGAGTTGTTCGTGGCGCTGTTACAGGCTTATATCTTTACCTTGCTTTCTGCCATGTATTTTGGTGGTGCCGTTGAAGAGCACGATCACGTGGACGACATGGGGCATGGCGATGGTCATCATTAA
- the atpE gene encoding ATP synthase F0 subunit C, which produces MLLAILLQAVATTDFGLAIMGAGIGAGLVALGAGLGIGRIGGSAMESIARQPEAGGKIQTAMIIAAALIEGVALFGVVVCLLISFKG; this is translated from the coding sequence ATGTTATTAGCAATTTTGCTTCAAGCAGTAGCGACAACTGATTTCGGTCTAGCTATCATGGGTGCCGGTATCGGTGCTGGTCTGGTTGCCCTTGGCGCTGGTTTAGGTATCGGTAGAATCGGTGGCTCAGCTATGGAATCTATCGCGCGTCAGCCAGAAGCTGGTGGTAAAATCCAGACTGCTATGATTATTGCAGCTGCTCTTATCGAAGGTGTTGCACTTTTCGGTGTGGTAGTTTGTCTGCTAATCTCTTTCAAAGGCTAA
- a CDS encoding F0F1 ATP synthase subunit B codes for MELVTPNFGLIFWQLVTFLIVLFLLTKFAWKPIMNALRERETSIENALSAAEKAKLEMQGLKAENEKLLAEARMERDKILKEASDAGNALVENARNKANEEGARLIAQAREAIENEKRAALTEVKNMAAALSVDIAERILRRELNDPQAQQALAQDYIREVTLN; via the coding sequence ATGGAATTAGTAACCCCCAATTTCGGTCTAATTTTCTGGCAGTTAGTAACGTTCTTAATCGTTCTTTTCCTGCTTACCAAATTCGCTTGGAAGCCAATCATGAACGCCCTGCGCGAGCGTGAAACTTCTATCGAAAACGCATTAAGCGCTGCTGAAAAAGCAAAGCTTGAAATGCAAGGCTTAAAAGCTGAGAACGAGAAACTATTGGCTGAAGCTCGTATGGAGCGTGATAAAATTTTGAAGGAAGCTTCAGATGCTGGTAACGCACTTGTTGAGAATGCAAGAAACAAAGCGAACGAAGAAGGTGCCCGTTTGATCGCTCAGGCTCGTGAGGCTATAGAGAACGAAAAACGTGCTGCTCTTACGGAAGTGAAGAATATGGCAGCTGCTTTATCGGTTGACATTGCAGAACGCATTCTGAGAAGAGAGCTTAACGACCCACAGGCGCAGCAAGCCCTGGCGCAGGATTACATCCGCGAAGTAACGCTTAACTAA
- the atpH gene encoding ATP synthase F1 subunit delta produces MSEIRVASRYAKSLIELAAEKGVLEQVHEDMKLFTNVVTRNRDLQLLLRNPIVKSDKKLAVINGVFKGKVQEMTLAFFNIVARKNRESLLEFIATEFDKQYNVMKGIQRASVISATPLSPALRQQLGERLANETGKTIQLEEMIDPNLIGGFVLKVGDKQIDSSVKYSLRKLKNNFKDNSYINKL; encoded by the coding sequence ATGTCAGAAATTAGAGTTGCTTCCAGATATGCGAAGTCGCTGATTGAGCTGGCTGCGGAGAAAGGCGTGCTGGAACAGGTTCATGAAGATATGAAGCTGTTTACAAATGTTGTTACCCGTAACAGAGATCTGCAGTTACTGCTACGCAACCCAATTGTGAAGTCAGATAAAAAGCTGGCGGTTATCAATGGTGTATTTAAAGGTAAAGTACAGGAGATGACACTGGCCTTCTTTAACATCGTTGCTCGCAAAAACCGTGAGTCGTTGCTGGAGTTTATAGCAACAGAATTTGATAAGCAATACAATGTAATGAAAGGAATACAGCGTGCAAGTGTCATATCAGCTACGCCGCTTTCTCCTGCATTGCGACAGCAACTTGGCGAAAGACTTGCCAACGAAACTGGTAAAACCATTCAGTTAGAAGAAATGATCGATCCAAACCTTATTGGCGGCTTTGTGCTGAAAGTAGGCGATAAGCAGATCGACAGCTCTGTGAAGTATAGCCTTCGCAAGCTCAAAAATAATTTTAAAGACAATTCCTATATTAATAAACTATAA
- the atpA gene encoding F0F1 ATP synthase subunit alpha: MAEVRPDEVSAILREQLSNFRSEAELEEVGTVLQVGDGVARIYGLSRAQSGELLEFENGLQALVLNLEEDNVGAVMLGDYSEIKEGATVRRTNRIASVKVGDGIIGRVVNTLGQPIDGRGPIAGELYEMPLERKAPGVIFRQPVNEPMQTGIKAIDSMIPIGRGQRELIIGDRQTGKSAVAIDTILNQREFFEKGQPVFCIYVAVGQKASTVAQVVKALTEGGAMDYTVVVAASASDPAPMQFFAPFTGAAIGEFFRDTGRPALVVYDDLSKQAVAYREVSLLLRRPPGREAYPGDVFYLHSRLLERAAKVNASDEIARNMNDLPESIRHLVKGGGSLTALPIIETQAGDVSAYIPTNVISITDGQIFLETNLFNSGIRPAINVGISVSRVGGNAQIKAMKKVSGTLKLDQAQFRELEAFAKFGSDLDAATKLTIERGRRNLEILKQPQFSPVPVAEQVAIIYCATNGLLDDVPVTEVRTFEKDFQRTMRAQHQDTLNALLAGKLDDETTGVIRQVARELSAKYKK; the protein is encoded by the coding sequence ATGGCAGAAGTAAGACCTGACGAAGTATCAGCCATACTAAGAGAGCAGCTATCAAACTTCCGTTCTGAGGCAGAACTGGAAGAGGTAGGTACAGTACTGCAAGTGGGTGACGGTGTCGCTCGTATCTATGGCCTTTCCAGAGCACAGTCTGGTGAGCTTTTAGAGTTTGAGAACGGACTACAGGCGCTTGTTCTGAACCTGGAAGAAGACAATGTAGGTGCCGTAATGCTTGGCGACTACAGCGAAATCAAAGAAGGCGCTACAGTAAGAAGAACAAACCGCATTGCCTCTGTTAAAGTTGGTGATGGTATTATTGGCCGTGTGGTTAACACACTTGGTCAGCCTATAGATGGTCGTGGACCAATTGCTGGTGAATTATACGAGATGCCACTGGAGCGTAAAGCACCAGGTGTTATTTTCCGTCAGCCGGTAAACGAACCAATGCAGACTGGTATCAAAGCGATCGACTCAATGATTCCGATCGGCCGTGGACAGCGTGAGCTTATCATCGGTGACCGCCAGACTGGTAAATCAGCTGTTGCAATCGATACAATCCTTAACCAGCGTGAGTTCTTTGAAAAAGGACAGCCTGTATTCTGTATCTATGTTGCAGTTGGTCAGAAAGCATCTACTGTAGCTCAGGTTGTTAAAGCTCTGACTGAAGGTGGTGCAATGGATTATACAGTAGTTGTTGCGGCTTCTGCTTCTGATCCTGCTCCAATGCAGTTCTTTGCACCATTTACAGGTGCAGCTATCGGTGAGTTCTTCCGTGATACAGGACGTCCTGCACTGGTTGTTTATGATGACCTTTCTAAGCAGGCGGTAGCATACCGTGAAGTGTCTCTTCTACTAAGAAGACCACCAGGGCGTGAAGCTTATCCAGGTGACGTATTCTACCTGCACTCTCGCTTATTAGAGCGTGCTGCAAAAGTTAACGCATCTGATGAGATTGCTCGTAACATGAACGACTTACCAGAGTCTATCCGTCATTTAGTGAAAGGTGGTGGTTCTTTAACTGCACTTCCGATCATTGAGACACAGGCTGGTGACGTTTCTGCTTATATCCCGACAAACGTAATTTCTATTACAGACGGTCAGATCTTCCTTGAGACGAACTTGTTCAACTCAGGTATTCGTCCGGCGATCAACGTAGGTATCTCGGTATCTCGTGTGGGTGGTAACGCTCAGATCAAAGCGATGAAGAAAGTGTCTGGTACTCTGAAGCTTGATCAGGCGCAGTTCCGTGAACTGGAAGCGTTTGCTAAATTTGGTTCTGACCTGGATGCTGCTACTAAGCTTACAATTGAGCGTGGTCGTCGTAACCTGGAAATCCTGAAGCAGCCACAGTTCTCTCCGGTACCAGTTGCTGAGCAGGTAGCAATTATCTACTGCGCTACAAACGGTCTGTTGGATGATGTGCCTGTAACAGAAGTAAGAACTTTCGAGAAAGACTTCCAGCGTACAATGCGTGCGCAGCACCAGGATACTCTTAATGCTTTGTTAGCCGGTAAACTGGATGACGAGACAACAGGAGTTATCCGTCAGGTAGCAAGAGAGCTTTCAGCTAAATACAAGAAGTAA
- the atpG gene encoding ATP synthase F1 subunit gamma gives MASLKEVRSRITSVSSTQQITKAMKMVAAAKLRRAQDNILRMRPYAQRLSGILANLSTLTEGSIENKYSVKREVNRVLIIAVTSDRGLAGAFNSNIIKAVTTLAATKYSSQLEAGNVTFLTLGKKGFEALSKRGFNVIGEYNTIFTNLSFDTVRAAAERAMNGFVSGEFDQVELIYNEFKNVATQIVRTEQFLPIEEQQIDDSRAATLVPDYTFEPSKEEIIQELIPKSLKIQVYKAVLESNASEHGARMTAMDKATENAGELLKELKLTYNRTRQAAITKEILEIVGGAEALASK, from the coding sequence ATGGCAAGTTTAAAAGAGGTTAGAAGCCGCATTACATCGGTATCGTCGACACAGCAGATTACAAAAGCCATGAAAATGGTGGCAGCTGCTAAGCTAAGACGTGCACAGGACAATATCCTGCGCATGCGCCCTTATGCGCAACGCTTAAGCGGTATTTTAGCTAACCTGTCTACGCTTACTGAAGGGTCTATAGAAAATAAGTATTCTGTAAAACGAGAAGTAAACAGAGTTCTTATTATAGCAGTTACTTCTGACCGTGGTCTGGCTGGTGCTTTTAACTCCAACATTATAAAGGCAGTTACAACATTAGCTGCTACAAAGTATAGCAGCCAATTAGAAGCCGGTAATGTTACCTTTTTAACATTAGGTAAAAAAGGCTTTGAAGCTTTGAGTAAGCGTGGTTTTAACGTTATAGGTGAGTACAATACAATCTTCACTAACCTTTCTTTCGATACGGTTCGTGCAGCTGCAGAGCGCGCGATGAATGGTTTCGTGTCAGGTGAGTTTGATCAGGTAGAGCTTATCTATAATGAGTTTAAGAACGTAGCTACACAAATTGTACGTACTGAGCAGTTCCTTCCGATAGAAGAGCAGCAGATTGACGACAGCAGAGCAGCTACCCTTGTACCGGATTATACTTTTGAGCCATCTAAAGAAGAAATTATTCAGGAGCTGATACCTAAGTCATTGAAGATTCAGGTATACAAAGCCGTGTTAGAATCTAATGCATCAGAGCATGGTGCCCGAATGACTGCCATGGATAAGGCGACTGAAAATGCCGGTGAACTGCTGAAGGAGCTGAAGCTTACTTATAACAGGACACGACAGGCCGCTATCACGAAAGAGATTCTCGAGATCGTGGGTGGTGCCGAGGCCCTTGCTTCAAAATAA